A stretch of Brassica rapa cultivar Chiifu-401-42 chromosome A08, CAAS_Brap_v3.01, whole genome shotgun sequence DNA encodes these proteins:
- the LOC103834446 gene encoding uncharacterized protein LOC103834446 has product MSKRNAPPSQPPPRPLIKQHSWSPDADREEAWLRRKGKRQSDRLGRSKSVTDEDLEELRGCIELGFGFEPDSQDLDPRLNETLPALGLYCAVNKQYSSRLSRTSSLSSIASEGDVSNSSTTIVDQGDDPETMKLRLKQWAQVVACSVRQFSGEPN; this is encoded by the exons ATGTCGAAACGCAACGCGCCGCCGTCACAACCGCCGCCTAGACCGCTAATAAAGCAGCACTCGTGGTCACCGGACGCCGACCGCGAAGAGGCGTGGCTTCGTAGGAAAGGCAAACGCCAATCGGATCGACTCGGGAGGAGCAAGAGCGTGACGGACGAAGATCTAGAAGAGCTCAGAGGCTGCATCGAGCTTGGATTCGGATTCGAGCCTGATTCGCAAGATTTGGATCCGAGGCTCAACGAAACTCTCCCAGCTCTGGGGTTGTACTGCGCCGTGAATAAACAGTATAGTAGCAGATTGTCACGGACTTCGTCTCTTTCGTCGATCGCGTCGGAAGGTGACGTAAGTAATTCGAGCACGACGATTGTTGATCAAG GTGATGATCCGGAGACGATGAAGCTGAGGTTGAAGCAATGGGCGCAGGTGGTTGCTTGTTCGGTGCGACAATTCTCCGGCGAACCAAATTGA
- the LOC117127196 gene encoding uncharacterized protein LOC117127196: protein MVFEICSICGEWKLINGIHWDFIVDDQRGSSLSMIHEDISYNDLIVAVLEDFGIDGNRNSVNLSYASPSKLNFGTKELPPAFIRNDRQVTSYLSKLKENGDLHLCVTIKRRTQLSPMIMSNMIQPRGGNSNHDLPIAGTSNPRETGTQKSPLIMSNMIQTQDEISSTHDSPIAGSSNVFERGTKTHAETEWNSIQRVDEVSGIQHTCISDSLISPSSGLVSNKRGLDSIGLAVYGSGKSKLPSFSSRRGRESMGEDILSPSCGDDDDLFCGKFFKDKKEMSTKLRLHAVSKSFEFHTEYSDKTRYVLSCVDERCSWSFRAKSVKGSQSFFVRHYVSKHTCDTSLRTVSHRQATAKLLGTMVSNHYEGGKIGLKPKQIMEKARNDHGVVITYSKAWRSQEHGQDIARGTPDDSYEALPSWFHMIKEKNPGSVTFIEVDAVGKFKYAFLSLGPSIRGFKLMRKVLSVDGAHLKSKYKGTLLAATAQDGNFHLYPIAFAIVDSENEASWSWFMKCLKTIIPDEEDLVFVSDRAASIEKALLQHYPVAHHGICIFHFQKNVQDNFKSSTLVPLVVEAGYAYTKADFDCYFQEIEESDIVLADYLRKADFRKWTRAYSPANRFNIMTSNLAESINSLLKVSREYPIVCLFDTIRMIMTKWFTERREEGVRHMHPVTVEVGNKMKELYDFTSRFLEVSKINDSEFEVKGDTRDQVVNFQTRHCSCFVFDIEKFPCAHAIAAAKSGNKHENDYVDEFFSNERFTLAYSESVYPVGDKTYWDIPPHVASFVCRPPSTRFPSGRRKKKRIPSSWEYGKYRPISKPSPKAYKCSRCGQKGHNKGSCVRPI from the exons ATGGTGTTCGAAATTTGTTCTATATGTGGAGAATGGAAACTAATAAATGGAATTCACTGGGATTTCATAGTGGATGATCAACGAGGATCCTCTCTTAGTATGATTCATGAAGATATCAGCTACAATGATTTGATTGTGGCTGTTTTAGAAGATTTTGGAATTGATGGCAACAGAAACAGTGTAAATCTTAGCTATGCCTCACCTTCAAAATTAAACTTTGGTACAAAAGAGCTTCCTCCAGCATTTATTAGGAATGATCGTCAAGTAACATCTTATCTGAGCAAACTTAAGGAGAATGGAGACCTTCATCTATGTGTAACCATTAAG agAAGAACTCAATTATCACCAATGATTATGTCAAATATGATCCAGCCACGGGGTGGAAATAGTAATCATGATTTGCCTATTGCTGGAACTAGTAATCCGCGTGAG aCAGGAACACAAAAATCACCATTGATTATGTCAAACATGATTCAGACACAAGATGAAATTTCTAGTACTCATGATTCGCCTATTGCTGGAAGTAGTAATGTATTTGAG AGAGGAACAAAAACACACGCGGAGACTGAATGGAACAGCATTCAGAGAGTTGACGAAGTCTCTGGTATACAACATACTTGTATTAGCGACAGTCTTATTTCTCCTTCAAGTGGTCTTGTTAGCAATAAG AGAGGATTGGACTCGATTGGACTTGCTGTATATGGGTCTGGAAAGTCAAAATTGCCATCTTTCTCCAGTAGACGTGGTAGAGAAAGCATGGGAGAAGATATCTTGTCTCCCAGttgtggtgatgatgatgatttgttCTGCGGGAAGTTTTTCAAGGATAAAAAGGAAATGAGCACAAAGTTGAGGTTGCATGCAGTTAGTAAAAGCTTTGAGTTCCACACAGAATATTCAGACAAAACACGTTATGTTCTTAGTTGTGTGGATGAAAGATGCAGTTGGAGTTTTCGTGCAAAATCAGTTAAAGGATCTCAGAGTTTTTTTGTTCGTCATTATGTATCTAAACATACTTGTGACACTTCTCTGAGAACTGTTAGTCATCGGCAAGCTACTGCAAAATTGTTGGGAACTATGGTCAGCAATCATTATGAAGGAGGAAAGATTGGGCTGAAACCTAAACAGATCATGGAAAAAGCTAGAAATGATCATGGTGTTGTGATTACATATTCAAAGGCTTGGAGGTCTCAAGAGCACGGCCAAGATATAGCTAGGGGTACTCCTGATGACAGTTATGAAGCTTTGCCCAGTTGGTTTCAcatgataaaagaaaagaatCCAGGTTCTGTGACTTTTATCGAAGTTGATGCTGTTGGGAAATTCAAATACGCATTTTTGTCGCTTGGTCCATCTATCAGAGGGTTTAAGTTGATGAGGAAGGTACTTTCTGTTGATGGTGCCCATCTGAAATCAAAGTATAAAGGGACTCTACTTGCTGCCACAGCACAAGATGGTAATTTTCACTTGTATCCTATAGCTTTTGCTATAGTTGATTCTGAGAATGAAGCCTCATGGAGTTGGTTTATGAAATGTCTGAAAACCATCATTCCTGATGAAGAGGATTTGGTTTTTGTCTCTGATCGTGCGGCCTCTATTGAAAAAGCTCTTTTACAACATTATCCTGTTGCTCACCATGGAATCTGCATCTTTCACTTTCAAAAGAATGTCCAGGACAATTTCAAAAGTTCAACACTTGTCCCTTTGGTTGTTGAAGCTGGTTATGCCTACACCAAAGCTGATTTCGATTGCTATTTTCAAGAGATTGAGGAGTCCGACATTGTATTAGCAGATTATCTTCGTAAAGCAGACTTCAGGAAGTGGACCCGAGCTTATTCTCCTGCTAATCGCTTCAACATCATGACGTCAAACTTGGCCGAATCTATAAATTCTTTGCTGAAAGTGAGTCGTGAGTATCCAATTGTCTGTCTTTTTGACACTATTAGGATGATAATGACTAAGTGGTTCACTGAACGACGTGAGGAAGGAGTTCGTCACATGCACCCTGTCACTGTCGAAGTGGGGAACAAGATGAAGGAGCTATATGATTTTACGTCTCGCTTCCttgaagtttccaaaatcaATGATTCAGAGTTTGAGGTTAAGGGAGATACAAGAGATCAAGTGGTGAATTTTCAAACAAGGCATTGTTCATGTTTTGTGTTTGATATTGAGAAGTTTCCTTGTGCTCATGCAATTGCCGCTGCAAAATCTGGGAATAAGCACGAAAATGATTATGTCGATGAGTTTTTCTCCAATGAAAG GTTTACACTAGCATATTCAGAGAGTGTATATCCTGTTGGTGATAAAACATATTGGGATATTCCTCCCCATGTAGCTTCGTTTGTTTGTCGCCCTCCATCTACACGCTTTCCTAGTGGGAGGAGGAAAAAAAAGAGGATACCAAGTTCGTGGGAGTATGGAAAATATCGGCCCATATCTAAACCATCACCCAAGGCTTACAAATGCAGCAGATGTGGACAGAAAGGACACAACAAAGGTAGTTGTGTAAGGCCTATTTGA
- the LOC103834447 gene encoding cold-regulated protein 28 — protein MAMTWQCSNTCKSEAMWTFSSFLHLFSSFSSEGEQSFLLFALSDASMENEYGVNIVSLEMDRDAEASGESESESTLSNSPESGLTVESSRGDDADAKKMEECGGWTNERHNSYLEYLENSFVKQLYSLLGGEERRRLSTAHDLQSNSHISTDDQFTVLQNGCRQKVNFGKKRPRLETSSSRQTTLGHEYPAQSTAEASGQNFREVGEKGCNSRASRKRRREANYDDSSLNDQVVP, from the exons ATGGCAATGACGTGGCAATGCTCAAACACGTGTAAAAGCGAAGCCATGTGGAccttttcttcctttcttcATCTCTTCTCCTCATTCTCCTCCGAAGGCGAACAAAGTTTTTTGCTCTTTGCCTTAAGCGACGCATCGATGGAGAATGAGTATGGTGTGAATATTGTCTCTCTCGAGATGGATCGCGATGCGGAGGCGTCGGGTGAATCTGAGAGCGAGTCGACTCTCTCTAACTCGCCCGAGTCCGGTCTTACGGTCGAGAGCTCTCGTGGTGACGACGCTGACGCGAAGAAGATG GAGGAGTGTGGTGGATGGACGAATGAGAGACACAACTCGTATCTTGAATATTTAGAGAACTCATTCGTTAAGCAGTTGTATTCCTTACTTGGAGGAGAGGAGAGGAGGAGACTCTCCACAGCTCATGATCTGCAGTCTAACTCTCACATATCGACTGATGATCAG TTTACGGTACTACAAAATGGTTGCCGCCAGAAGGTTAACTTCGGAAAGAAACGACCTCGTTTAGAGACGTCATCATCGAGACAGACTACTCTCGGACATGAGTATCCTGCTCAAAGCACTGCAG AGGCATCAGGGCAGAATTTCAGAGAAGTAGGAGAGAAGGGATGTAACTCAAGGGCGTCCAGGAAACGCAGAAGAGAAGCTAACTATGATGATAGTTCATTGAATGATCag GTTGTGCCGTAA
- the LOC103834448 gene encoding pollen-specific leucine-rich repeat extensin-like protein 4: MASVLAMAKTPSLGCCVFLLSFFFLSSSFVAYAISETEAAFLVRRQLLTLPENGELPNDIEYEVDLKATFANSRLKKAYIALQAWKKAIYSDPFNTTGNWHGPHVCNYTGVICAPALDDPNVTVVAGVDLNGADIAGHLPAELGLMTDVAMFHLNSNRFCGIIPNSFSKLTLMHEFDVSNNCFVGSFPCVILTWPDVKYFDVRFNDFEGQVPPELFKKELDAIFLNNNRFTSTIPESLGDSTASVVTFANNKFTGCIPKSIGNMKSLNEIVFMDNGLGGCFPSEIGMLSNVTVFDASKNSFIGRLPTSFAGLTGVEELDISGNKLTGLLADSICKLPNLVNFTYSYNYFNGQDGSCFPGGGRKETVLDDTRNCLPDRPEQRSAQECAVVINRPVDCSKDKCAGGGSSTPSRPSLVPTVPVQKPSPVPSLPVPEPSPVHKPQPPKESQQPDDPYDQSPVKNRRSPPPPAPVNSPSIPLPSPPLPPPVHSPPPPVNSPPPPVHSPPPPVHSPPPPPPPPVYSPPPPVFSPPPPPVNSPPPPVLSPPPPVHSPPPPVNSPPPPVFSPPAHPPKSSSPPQTPSEPSPSPMIFSPQPSQSPPAVSSPPPGPPKVDCPPAAQAPAPSDELITPTPAPVENKQTPSAQAPAPSDELIIPPFVGHQYASPPPPMFEGY, encoded by the coding sequence ATGGCATCTGTTTTAGCCATGGCTAAAACTCCATCCTTGGGCTGCTGTGTCTTCCTCTTGTccttcttctttttatcttcTTCCTTTGTCGCATACGCCATATCCGAAACAGAAGCTGCCTTCCTCGTGCGGCGACAACTCTTGACGTTACCAGAAAACGGCGAACTCCCTAATGACATTGAATACGAGGTTGATCTCAAGGCTACATTTGCCAACTCAAGGCTTAAAAAAGCTTACATTGCTCTCCAAGCTTGGAAAAAAGCAATATATTCCGACCCGTTTAACACCACAGGAAACTGGCATGGTCCTCACGTGTGCAACTACACTGGTGTGATCTGTGCACCGGCTCTCGATGATCCTAATGTCACGGTTGTAGCTGGTGTTGACCTCAACGGTGCAGATATCGCGGGGCACTTGCCTGCTGAGCTTGGTTTGATGACAGATGTTGCTATGTTCCATTTGAATTCGAACAGGTTTTGCGGTATCATTCCTAATAGCTTTTCGAAGCTGACGCTGATGCATGAGTTTGATGTTAGTAATAACTGTTTCGTTGGATCCTTCCCTTGTGTTATACTCACTTGGCCTGATGTTAAGTACTTCGACGTTAGGTTTAATGATTTTGAAGGTCAAGTCCCTCCTGAGCTTTTCAAAAAGGAGCTAGACGCTATTTTCTTGAACAATAATAGATTCACTTCAACGATTCCTGAATCTCTAGGAGATTCTACGGCCTCGGTTGTGACATTTGCTAACAATAAATTTACCGGATGTATTCCTAAGAGTATTGGAAACATGAAGAGTCTCAACGAGATTGTGTTCATGGACAATGGTTTGGGTGGTTGTTTCCCATCTGAGATCGGAATGTTGTCGAATGTGACGGTTTTTGACGCAAGTAAGAACTCGTTTATCGGTAGGCTACCGACTAGCTTTGCCGGGTTGACCGGTGTGGAGGAGTTGGATATCTCCGGGAATAAACTTACTGGACTATTAGCGGATAGCATTTGCAAGTTACCTAATTTGGTGAACTTCACTTACTCGTACAATTACTTCAATGGACAAGATGGTTCATGTTTTCCCGGTGGTGGTCGAAAGGAGACTGTTTTGGATGACACACGTAATTGTTTACCTGATCGACCTGAACAACGGTCGGCACAGGAATGTGCGGTGGTTATCAACCGTCCGGTTGACTGTAGCAAGGACAAGTGTGCTGGTGGTGGATCTTCAACTCCGTCGAGACCATCGCTGGTTCCTACTGTACCGGTTCAAAAGCCATCACCAGTTCCAAGTCTGCCTGTTCCGGAACCCTCGCCAGTTCACAAACCACAGCCACCGAAAGAGTCACAGCAACCGGATGATCCTTACGATCAGTCTCCGGTGAAGAACCGTCGCAGTCCTCCTCCACCAGCTCCTGTAAACTCTCCGTCCATTCCTCTTCCATCACCTCCTCTACCACCACCGGTTCACTCTCCCCCACCTCCTGTCAACTCTCCTCCACCGCCGGTTCACTCTCCTCCACCGCCAGTCcactctccaccaccaccaccaccaccgcctgTCTACTCTCCTCCACCACCCGTCTTttcaccacctcctcctccggttaactcaccaccaccaccagttCTCTCTCCACCGCCACCTGTTCACTCACCGCCGCCACCTGTCAACTCCCCACCACCACCGGTCTTTTCTCCTCCAGCTCATCCGCCTAAGTCCAGTTCACCACCGCAAACACCAAGCGAACCTTCACCATCACCAATGATCTTTTCTCCACAACCGTCGCAATCTCCACCAGCAGTCTCCTCCCCTCCTCCAGGACCGCCAAAGGTCGACTGCCCACCGGCTGCACAAGCACCAGCTCCAAGTGATGAACTCATCACACCAACACCAGCTCCGGTGGAGAACAAACAGACGCCGTCTGCACAAGCACCAGCTCCAAGTGATGAGCTCATCATACCACCCTTCGTCGGCCACCAATACGCATCGCCACCACCTCCAATGTTCGAAGGCTACTAA